The genomic segment CGGAGCCCCTCATATTCGGGGCTCCGAGCGCCAAAGTTAACTCGAGGCCGGGTGCCCGTCAACGGTCGGGGCGTCATTTCAGTTTCGCCGCTTCTTCCGGCCCACCTTGCGCTTGAGCCGGAACTCCGCGCTCCCGTGATAGGTGGCGAGGATCGCCCCCGGCCCGGCGTAGTGGTCGAACAGTTCGCAGACCACCGCTTCCTCGTCCGGCCACGGGTACGCGAACACCAGGTCGAGGTCGCTCACCTCGAGATCGAGGTCGTCGTAGGCGTAATCGCCCTCGGTGGTCAGCCACGAGTACGTTCCCGCGGCGTGGACGCGCCCCTCCGCGCCGCGCGGCACGAAGCTCCCGTGCGCGAACTCCACCGGGAGGTCGAAATCGTCCGCCAGTTGGCGGGCCTCCGCCACCAGCGCCTCCTCGATCTCGATCCCGCACGCGTCGAAGTCGAGCAGCGCGGCCAGCCCCACGACGACGCCGAAGCCGCTGCCCCACTCGCAGAACCGCCGGCCGCGGAGGTGCGGGCCGCCGGCCAGCGCGTGGAGCACCGCGAACGCGGCGGCGTAGTCGCACGGCACGAACGCGGGCACGCGGCACTCCGACTGGAACCGGTCGATCCGCCGGTCCGCTTCGCGGATGAGCCGCGCGGCCGGGCCGGGTAGAGCGGTCGGGATAACGGTCACGGGCAGGTCGCGAAGTGGCATCGGGGGGTACTGCCGGACCGGCGCGGCGCGCCGGTATTCGGACAAGATCGCGCGTTTTTCTCAACCCGCGCGAACCGGGTCATAGGATGGAAA from the Frigoriglobus tundricola genome contains:
- a CDS encoding class I SAM-dependent methyltransferase — encoded protein: MPLRDLPVTVIPTALPGPAARLIREADRRIDRFQSECRVPAFVPCDYAAAFAVLHALAGGPHLRGRRFCEWGSGFGVVVGLAALLDFDACGIEIEEALVAEARQLADDFDLPVEFAHGSFVPRGAEGRVHAAGTYSWLTTEGDYAYDDLDLEVSDLDLVFAYPWPDEEAVVCELFDHYAGPGAILATYHGSAEFRLKRKVGRKKRRN